Part of the Fodinicola acaciae genome is shown below.
TCTGAAGCTGCCTGAGCAACAGGCGTCCTAAAGCAAGGTGGCGGCGTGATCCGGGACGTATGTTTGGAGGTCGTGTGGCGGTCGCTCATAGCCGGTCGACGGCGGACGCGGTGGCAGCTTGAGTTTTGGCTGCGGCACGTCGGTGTACGGGATGGTCGACAGAAGGTGTGCGATCATGTTGATCCGCGCGCGCCGTTTTTCCTCGCTGTCCACGACATACCAGGGCGCTTCCTGGATGTCGGTGTGCACCATCATCTCGTCCTTGGCGCGCGAGTACGCCTCCCAGCGCGTCACCGACTCCAGGTCCATCGGCGAGAGTTTCCACTGGCGCATCGGATCGTCCAGCCTCGACCGCAGCCGGCGCTCCTGCTCTTGCTCGCTCACCGAGAACCAGTATTTCCGCAACAACACACCATCCTCGACCAGCAGCCGCTCGAAGACCGGTGCCTGGTGGAGAAACCGCTGGTATTCGCGCATCGTGCAGAAGCCCATGACGTGCTCGACGCCGGCGCGGTTGTACCAACTGCGGTCGAACAGCACGATCTCGCCGCCAGCCGGCAACTGCTCGACGTATCGCTGGAAATACCACTGCGTCTTCTGTCGCTCGGTCGGCGCTGGCAGGGCCACGATCCGCGCGACGCGGGGGTTGAGATATTCGGTGAAACGCTTGATGACACCGCCTTTGCCGGCCGCGTCGCGCCCTTCGAAGACGATGACCACGCGCGCATTCTCGGCGCGCACCCACTCCTGCAGCTTGACCAGCTCAAGCTGCAGGCGCTGCAGTTCCTTCTCGTAGACCGCGCGCGGAATCCTGTTCGCCATGGTCACGCATCATAATCGACGGTGACCGAGTCCGAAACCGGAAACGACTGGCAGGTCACGACGAAGCCGGCGTCCACTTCGGACTTCTCCAGCGCGAAGTTGCGCCGCATGTCCACCTTTCCGGACAGCACCTTCGCGCGGCAGGTGCCGCACACGCCACCTTTGCAGGCAAACGGAAGGTCCGGTCGTACGCGTTGGAGGCCGTCGAGAATACGCTCGTCGCGCGGCACTGGCACCACCGTGGAGCGACCGTCCAGCAAGACGGTCACTTCGCTCACCGGTCCGTCGATGATCGGATCGTCGTGATGAGCTGGTTCCGGCGGTGCCTCCTCGACGAAGAACAGTTCCTGGTGGACGCGGGTTTCCGGCACGCCGAGCTCACCGAGCACGGCCTGCACGTCGGTCACCATCCCGTACGGTCCGCACAGCCACCAGTGATCGACCGCATCGACATCCATCAGCAGCGGCAACAACGTACGCACCTTCTCGGCGTCCAAGCGACCGGTGAACAGCTCAGCTTCTCTTGGCTCGCGCGAAAGTACGTGCGCCAGCTCAAGTCTGGTCGGATAGCGGTCCTTGAGATCGGCCAGCTCGTCGGCGAACATCACGGTGTCGGTCCGCCGGTTGCCATAGAGCAACGTGACCGTGGTGTCCACATTGGACAGCAGCGAGGCGGCCATCGACAGCATCGGGGTGATGCCCGAGCCGGCGGCGATCAGCACGTGCTGGCCGGCGGCC
Proteins encoded:
- the ppk2 gene encoding polyphosphate kinase 2 is translated as MANRIPRAVYEKELQRLQLELVKLQEWVRAENARVVIVFEGRDAAGKGGVIKRFTEYLNPRVARIVALPAPTERQKTQWYFQRYVEQLPAGGEIVLFDRSWYNRAGVEHVMGFCTMREYQRFLHQAPVFERLLVEDGVLLRKYWFSVSEQEQERRLRSRLDDPMRQWKLSPMDLESVTRWEAYSRAKDEMMVHTDIQEAPWYVVDSEEKRRARINMIAHLLSTIPYTDVPQPKLKLPPRPPSTGYERPPHDLQTYVPDHAATLL
- the paaE gene encoding 1,2-phenylacetyl-CoA epoxidase subunit PaaE, whose protein sequence is MRTFHPLTVSMVQPLCDDAAAVTFAVPEELAQAYAFRPGQSLTLRRMVGGREERRSYSICSPAGSAPRIGVREVPDGLFSRWLVRDVRPGDEIEVLPPSGSFTPELGAAGQHVLIAAGSGITPMLSMAASLLSNVDTTVTLLYGNRRTDTVMFADELADLKDRYPTRLELAHVLSREPREAELFTGRLDAEKVRTLLPLLMDVDAVDHWWLCGPYGMVTDVQAVLGELGVPETRVHQELFFVEEAPPEPAHHDDPIIDGPVSEVTVLLDGRSTVVPVPRDERILDGLQRVRPDLPFACKGGVCGTCRAKVLSGKVDMRRNFALEKSEVDAGFVVTCQSFPVSDSVTVDYDA